One window from the genome of bacterium encodes:
- a CDS encoding CusA/CzcA family heavy metal efflux RND transporter, translated as MFNWMIQKSLEKRFHVVLASFVILAAGIYVAYQAPIDIFPELTTPMVTIMADVHGLAPEEIESLVAFPIESAMNGATDVRRVRSSITMGMAFIWVEFDWGTDILEARQVVTERLQSVSGSLPPHMDPPVLAPIASLMGEILLVTVTSDSLSPIDLRSYTDNVLRRRLLAIPGVAQVVPVGMQVKQYQVIARPELLLAYRVSLEELQQTLALASENTTGGLVVSGGNEYLIRGIGRATTTDELKRTVVAVRDGSPILVEHLADVQIGGSIPLGTASVNRKDAVILSVQKQPQANTMELTERIDRALTELGELAPADVRIRSDIFRQSAFIEVAIGNVLQALRDGAALVIIILLLFLANLRATFISLLAIPLSLVIAIFVLSFMGSTINTMTLGGLAIAIGLLVDDAIIDVENVYRRLRESLRKPAGERRGLARIIYDASVEVRKPIVMATFIIIAVFVPLFFLSGIEGRLLRPLGVAFVVSILASLLVAVTVVPALSYYLLAKISPKQIEHDSWLVRRLKTGYLPALQFALQRNRVIPVVALLLLLLALGTYAGFGHAFLPEFNEGSLTVIAATPPGTSLSESSEIGRMIEEIVLEHPAVVGVARRTGRGEIDEHALSSNGTEMEAKLRLDGFRKEEVLRDLRERLALVPGTFISVGQPISHRIDHMLSGTQAALAVKIFGENLSELRRVAQEVKAQMETVEGVVDLSVEPQTEVPQIHIKMNREAMAQYGVRAAELAEGIETAFGGQTVGQILEGQFAYDLVLRLSDEARADTVSLARTPFHTPTGHFVPLGELASVYRATGPNMISRENVNRKIVVQANIAGRDIGSVVEDVRERVKNNVVLPQGYYVSYGGQFESARSAGRTIVFLSALAILAILILLFSEFGNFRDALLVMVNLPLALIGGVFAIALTGGVVSIASLVGFVTLFGIAARNGILLIAHYHQLMEVDGLPLRDAIVRGSMERMSPILMTALCAGLALIPLAFGGGQPGKEIETPMAIVILGGLLSSTALNMVVLPALYLRFGRLRPPNPDN; from the coding sequence ATGTTCAACTGGATGATACAGAAATCGCTGGAAAAGCGATTCCACGTCGTGCTGGCTTCGTTCGTGATTCTGGCGGCCGGCATCTATGTAGCCTATCAAGCTCCGATTGACATTTTTCCGGAGCTGACGACTCCGATGGTTACGATCATGGCCGACGTGCATGGTCTGGCTCCCGAAGAGATCGAGAGTCTGGTGGCCTTTCCCATTGAATCGGCGATGAATGGAGCAACGGACGTACGGCGCGTTCGCTCTTCGATTACGATGGGAATGGCCTTCATCTGGGTGGAATTCGACTGGGGAACGGACATTCTCGAAGCCCGGCAGGTGGTGACGGAGCGTCTGCAATCGGTCTCGGGTTCATTGCCGCCGCACATGGATCCGCCGGTGCTGGCGCCGATCGCCTCGCTGATGGGCGAGATTCTGCTAGTCACCGTGACCAGCGATTCGCTTTCGCCCATTGACCTGCGATCCTACACGGACAACGTGCTGCGGCGTCGTCTGCTGGCGATTCCCGGCGTGGCGCAGGTGGTGCCGGTGGGGATGCAGGTCAAACAGTATCAGGTCATCGCGCGACCGGAACTGCTGCTGGCCTATCGGGTTTCGCTCGAGGAATTGCAGCAGACTCTGGCGCTGGCCAGCGAAAACACAACCGGTGGTCTGGTTGTATCGGGCGGGAACGAATACCTGATACGCGGGATCGGGCGGGCAACGACGACTGACGAACTGAAGCGAACGGTGGTGGCGGTGCGCGACGGGAGTCCGATTCTGGTCGAGCATCTGGCGGACGTGCAGATCGGCGGCAGCATTCCGCTGGGAACGGCCTCCGTCAACCGCAAGGACGCCGTCATCCTGTCGGTGCAGAAGCAGCCGCAGGCCAACACTATGGAACTGACAGAGAGAATTGACCGCGCGCTGACCGAACTCGGGGAGCTGGCTCCCGCCGACGTGAGAATTCGATCGGACATATTCCGTCAGTCGGCGTTCATTGAGGTGGCGATCGGCAACGTCCTGCAAGCGTTGCGGGACGGAGCGGCACTGGTCATCATCATTCTGCTGCTGTTTCTGGCGAATCTGCGCGCGACCTTCATCAGCCTGCTGGCGATTCCGCTGTCGCTGGTGATCGCGATTTTCGTGCTCAGTTTCATGGGCAGCACCATCAATACCATGACGCTGGGCGGTCTTGCCATCGCCATCGGGCTGCTGGTGGATGACGCGATCATTGACGTGGAGAACGTCTACCGGAGACTTCGGGAATCGCTACGGAAGCCGGCGGGAGAGCGGCGCGGACTCGCGCGCATCATCTACGACGCATCGGTAGAGGTGAGAAAGCCGATTGTGATGGCGACGTTCATCATCATCGCCGTATTCGTTCCGCTATTCTTTCTATCGGGAATCGAGGGCCGGTTGTTGCGGCCGCTGGGCGTAGCGTTCGTGGTCTCGATTCTCGCTTCGCTGTTGGTGGCGGTGACGGTGGTGCCCGCGCTGAGTTACTACCTGCTGGCCAAGATCAGTCCGAAACAAATCGAGCATGATTCGTGGCTGGTGCGGCGGCTCAAGACCGGGTATTTGCCCGCTCTTCAGTTTGCGTTGCAGCGCAACCGGGTGATTCCCGTTGTGGCATTACTGCTGCTGCTTTTAGCGCTGGGTACATATGCCGGTTTCGGACACGCGTTTCTTCCCGAATTCAACGAGGGATCGCTCACCGTCATCGCCGCCACTCCGCCGGGAACGTCGCTGAGCGAATCCTCAGAGATCGGACGGATGATCGAGGAGATCGTTTTGGAACACCCGGCCGTGGTGGGTGTGGCTCGAAGAACGGGCCGGGGGGAGATAGACGAACATGCGCTCAGTTCAAACGGAACGGAGATGGAAGCGAAGCTGCGACTGGACGGCTTTCGCAAGGAGGAAGTGCTGCGCGATCTGCGGGAACGATTGGCGCTGGTGCCGGGAACGTTCATCAGCGTCGGTCAGCCGATCTCGCACCGCATTGACCATATGCTGAGCGGGACGCAGGCGGCGCTGGCGGTGAAGATCTTCGGAGAGAATTTATCCGAACTGCGGCGGGTTGCGCAAGAGGTGAAGGCACAGATGGAGACGGTGGAAGGTGTCGTGGATCTCTCGGTGGAACCACAGACGGAGGTTCCGCAGATTCACATCAAGATGAACCGGGAAGCGATGGCGCAATACGGCGTGCGAGCGGCGGAGCTGGCGGAAGGCATCGAAACCGCCTTCGGCGGCCAGACGGTCGGGCAGATTCTGGAAGGACAGTTCGCTTATGATCTGGTTCTCCGTTTGTCGGATGAAGCGCGTGCGGACACGGTGAGTCTGGCCCGCACTCCCTTCCACACGCCGACCGGACACTTCGTGCCGCTTGGTGAGCTGGCTTCCGTCTATCGCGCGACCGGGCCGAACATGATCAGCCGGGAGAACGTGAACCGGAAAATCGTGGTGCAGGCCAACATCGCGGGGCGGGACATCGGGAGCGTGGTGGAAGACGTTCGCGAACGAGTGAAGAACAACGTCGTGCTGCCGCAGGGCTACTATGTGTCATACGGCGGTCAATTCGAAAGCGCTCGCTCGGCCGGTCGGACGATTGTTTTTCTTTCGGCGCTGGCGATTCTGGCCATACTCATTCTGCTGTTCTCCGAATTCGGGAACTTCCGGGACGCGCTCTTGGTGATGGTGAATCTGCCGCTGGCACTGATCGGCGGGGTGTTTGCCATTGCGTTGACGGGCGGCGTGGTCTCGATTGCCTCGCTGGTCGGCTTCGTCACGTTGTTCGGCATCGCGGCCCGCAACGGCATCCTGTTGATCGCGCACTACCATCAACTGATGGAAGTGGACGGACTCCCTCTGCGGGACGCCATCGTGCGGGGTAGTATGGAGCGGATGAGTCCGATCCTGATGACCGCGTTATGTGCCGGTCTGGCGCTGATTCCGCTGGCGTTTGGCGGCGGTCAGCCGGGAAAAGAAATCGAGACGCCGATGGCGATTGTGATCCTGGGCGGGCTGCTCAGTTCGACCGCGCTGAACATGGTGGTGCTGCCCGCTTTGTACTTGCGTTTCGGTCGCCTGAGACCGCCCAACCCAGACAACTGA
- the polA gene encoding DNA polymerase I, translating to MKRLFLIDGSAQMYRAHFAFIRSPLRTSKGEITSAVYGFLTMLWNLLEKENPSHLAIVFDTPEPTFRHKAFPEYKATRQKMPDELVDQIGRLHQVLEATGLSILARPGWEADDVIGTLASRAEAEGYEVAMVTGDKDFQQLVTDKVRMYNPKSDGLIVLGPQEVEESFGVPPNKVVDVLALTGDTSDNVPGAEGIGPKTAVKLIGEYGSLEKVLEAAPTMKKSRMQEALIRDREQVLLSRELVTIDRNAPVEFEPDKLRVPPIYNPELDRLLVDLELFGLLEKIRAKYGQPTRKAEKKAERDYRTITEAAELRKLAGKWKREKPLLSIDTETTSRDPMLAELVGASFSETEGEAFYVSLEHLEGEAEPGREFVRFGERITDGVTVFLSIMAEVYENPDIPKTGQNVKYDMVVLRTYGVEVRGIEFDTIIAAYLLNPGDRSLSIDNLSREYLKLPKIPTSDLIGSGKSQLSMREVDFERVSEYACEDADYALRLTAVLKPLVADQKDVFEEIEIPLIPVLADMERAGIRLDTDLLAQMSKELDRDLGRIEEACYRLAGENFNLNSPKQLAVILFDKLKLPVQKKTKTGPSTDVDTLTALAPMHELPTKLLEYRMLAKLKGTYVDALPVLVHPQTGRVHTTFSQTTAATGRLSSANPNLQNITIRTEVGRRIREAFVAGDPDGLIVSADYSQIELRIMAHLSGDERLVNAFARGGDIHTETAALIFNVAVEDVLPDMRRAAKTVNFGIIYGQTDFGLAQELGIPRHEAHTFRENYFKLYPGVAKFMKTTIEECRERGYVETLLGRRRNIPDIQAGNRQIREFAERTAINTPVQGSAADMIKLAMIAVHRRLRTEDFAARMVLQVHDELLFEAPAGEIERLQAMVAEEMQNSLPIGVPIVVEVGSGSNWLLAHA from the coding sequence ATGAAACGACTTTTTTTGATTGACGGGTCGGCGCAGATGTACCGGGCGCATTTCGCGTTTATTCGCAGTCCGCTGCGGACGAGCAAGGGCGAGATCACGTCGGCCGTGTATGGATTCCTGACCATGCTGTGGAACCTCCTTGAAAAGGAGAATCCCAGCCATCTGGCCATCGTGTTCGACACGCCCGAGCCGACCTTCCGGCACAAAGCTTTTCCCGAGTACAAAGCCACGCGGCAAAAAATGCCGGATGAGCTGGTGGATCAGATCGGAAGACTCCATCAGGTTCTCGAAGCGACCGGACTCTCGATTCTGGCGAGACCGGGTTGGGAAGCCGACGACGTCATCGGAACCCTTGCCTCGCGAGCCGAGGCCGAGGGATACGAAGTGGCAATGGTCACGGGAGACAAGGATTTTCAGCAGCTCGTGACCGACAAGGTGCGGATGTACAATCCGAAGTCCGATGGCTTGATCGTGCTCGGACCCCAGGAAGTGGAAGAGAGCTTTGGCGTCCCCCCCAACAAAGTTGTGGACGTGCTGGCATTGACCGGCGACACATCGGACAACGTGCCGGGGGCAGAGGGGATCGGACCCAAGACCGCGGTCAAACTCATCGGCGAGTATGGATCACTTGAAAAAGTCCTGGAAGCCGCGCCCACGATGAAGAAATCGCGGATGCAGGAAGCCTTGATTCGCGACCGCGAACAGGTGCTATTATCGCGCGAGCTGGTGACGATTGACCGGAACGCTCCGGTGGAATTCGAGCCGGACAAGCTGCGCGTGCCGCCGATCTATAATCCCGAACTGGACCGGCTGCTGGTGGACCTGGAACTTTTCGGCCTCCTCGAAAAGATTCGCGCGAAGTACGGCCAGCCGACCCGGAAGGCGGAGAAGAAGGCCGAGCGGGACTATCGAACGATCACCGAGGCGGCGGAACTGCGGAAGCTGGCCGGGAAATGGAAACGCGAAAAACCACTTCTCTCGATAGATACCGAAACGACCTCGAGGGATCCGATGCTGGCGGAACTGGTGGGAGCCAGCTTCAGCGAGACGGAGGGCGAGGCCTTCTACGTTTCTCTGGAACATCTGGAGGGCGAAGCGGAGCCGGGCCGCGAGTTCGTGAGGTTCGGGGAAAGAATCACGGACGGTGTGACGGTCTTTCTTTCCATCATGGCCGAGGTGTATGAGAATCCCGACATCCCCAAAACCGGCCAGAACGTCAAATATGATATGGTGGTATTGCGGACGTATGGTGTGGAAGTAAGAGGCATCGAATTCGACACGATCATCGCGGCCTACCTGCTCAATCCGGGGGACCGCTCGCTGAGCATTGACAACCTCTCGCGCGAATACCTGAAGCTGCCGAAGATTCCGACCAGTGATCTGATTGGGAGCGGCAAGAGTCAGCTTTCCATGCGCGAGGTGGACTTCGAGCGGGTCAGCGAATATGCCTGCGAGGACGCCGATTATGCACTTCGATTGACCGCCGTACTGAAGCCGCTCGTGGCCGATCAGAAGGACGTGTTCGAGGAGATCGAGATACCGCTCATTCCGGTTCTGGCGGATATGGAGCGGGCGGGCATCCGGCTCGATACGGATCTATTGGCTCAAATGAGCAAAGAGCTCGACCGCGATTTGGGCAGAATCGAGGAGGCATGTTACCGATTGGCCGGAGAGAATTTCAATCTGAACTCGCCCAAGCAACTGGCGGTGATCCTGTTCGATAAGCTCAAGCTGCCCGTCCAGAAGAAAACCAAGACCGGTCCGTCCACCGACGTAGACACTTTGACGGCTCTCGCTCCAATGCACGAATTGCCCACCAAACTGCTCGAATATCGCATGCTGGCCAAGCTCAAGGGTACTTACGTGGATGCCCTGCCCGTCCTCGTGCATCCGCAGACGGGCCGCGTTCACACCACGTTCAGCCAAACGACGGCCGCCACCGGACGCCTCTCTTCGGCCAATCCGAACCTGCAAAACATCACGATTCGCACCGAGGTCGGGCGGCGGATCCGCGAGGCGTTCGTGGCCGGAGATCCCGATGGACTCATCGTGTCGGCCGATTACAGCCAGATCGAGCTTCGCATTATGGCCCATCTGTCCGGTGATGAACGGCTCGTGAACGCGTTTGCGCGGGGGGGGGACATTCATACGGAAACGGCGGCGCTGATCTTCAATGTTGCGGTGGAGGACGTGCTTCCCGACATGCGACGGGCGGCCAAGACGGTCAATTTCGGGATCATCTACGGTCAAACCGACTTCGGCCTGGCGCAGGAGCTGGGCATTCCCCGCCACGAAGCCCACACGTTCCGCGAGAACTATTTCAAGCTCTATCCGGGAGTGGCCAAGTTCATGAAGACCACTATCGAAGAATGCCGTGAGCGAGGATACGTCGAGACCCTGCTCGGCCGCCGCCGCAACATCCCGGACATCCAAGCCGGCAACCGGCAGATACGCGAATTCGCCGAGCGAACCGCCATCAACACACCGGTTCAAGGCAGCGCCGCCGACATGATTAAGCTGGCCATGATCGCGGTTCATCGCCGTTTGAGAACGGAAGACTTTGCCGCCCGCATGGTACTTCAGGTTCATGACGAGCTGTTGTTCGAAGCTCCGGCCGGTGAGATCGAACGGTTGCAGGCCATGGTGGCGGAAGAAATGCAGAATTCGTTGCCGATCGGTGTCCCGATTGTGGTCGAAGTTGGATCGGGGAGCAACTGGCTTTTGGCTCATGCATGA
- a CDS encoding efflux RND transporter periplasmic adaptor subunit, with the protein MKTKTVVVERRMLHDNLRAPGELKPAGDRASEVFAPFAGVLMPDPSSGAVRHGQQVTKDQPLAMIAPSPSAENSWYELVSQYRLAKLEQERVTKLAAEGAVSNRRLEEARQSLLARQAQLQAALGGGELSDLDLENSRFIVRAPRTGVIAHHLITYSSFVPAGEALFRVVDPSVVWLEIYVAAADAPKVRNVSQAYFTVSGSERLYSTAELGGKVVAAGSVLDPETRRLPVIFELPNPDLQLSPGTVVQVHLRTQSGREAMAIPRSAIVDDDGTPAAFVQVSGETFARRLLKTGIVDGDYVEVLSGLTEGERVVSEGAYKVKLASLGASDAIGHGHAH; encoded by the coding sequence TTGAAAACGAAAACGGTCGTGGTCGAGCGGCGGATGCTGCACGACAATTTGCGCGCTCCCGGTGAATTGAAACCGGCGGGAGATCGCGCATCCGAAGTGTTCGCGCCGTTTGCCGGAGTGTTGATGCCGGATCCAAGCTCGGGAGCCGTGCGGCACGGGCAGCAAGTCACGAAGGACCAGCCGCTGGCGATGATCGCGCCCTCGCCCAGTGCGGAGAACAGTTGGTATGAGCTGGTCTCCCAATATCGTCTGGCTAAGCTGGAGCAGGAACGGGTGACGAAACTTGCCGCCGAAGGAGCGGTGTCGAACCGACGATTGGAGGAAGCCCGGCAGAGTCTTCTCGCGCGGCAGGCGCAGCTTCAGGCCGCGCTGGGCGGCGGGGAACTCTCCGATCTTGATCTGGAGAATTCTCGTTTCATCGTGCGCGCTCCGCGAACGGGAGTAATTGCCCATCATCTGATCACGTACAGCTCATTTGTTCCCGCCGGAGAAGCGCTTTTTCGAGTAGTGGATCCGAGCGTAGTGTGGTTGGAGATATACGTTGCGGCGGCCGATGCCCCCAAGGTTCGGAACGTGAGCCAAGCGTATTTCACGGTGAGCGGATCGGAGAGACTCTACTCCACGGCAGAGCTGGGTGGAAAGGTGGTGGCGGCAGGAAGCGTGCTTGATCCGGAAACGCGACGTCTGCCGGTGATTTTCGAACTACCGAATCCGGATTTGCAGTTGAGTCCCGGAACCGTCGTGCAGGTGCACTTGCGAACGCAGAGCGGACGCGAGGCAATGGCGATTCCGCGCAGCGCAATCGTGGACGATGACGGCACACCCGCCGCGTTTGTGCAGGTGTCGGGCGAGACGTTTGCGCGGCGTCTCCTGAAGACGGGGATTGTGGACGGGGATTACGTGGAAGTGCTTTCGGGCCTTACGGAAGGCGAGCGGGTGGTGAGTGAAGGTGCATACAAGGTCAAGCTTGCGTCACTGGGCGCGAGTGACGCGATCGGTCACGGACACGCCCATTAA